TCAGCTTGTACGAACGACATTTCCAAATCCAACTGCGTAAATTCCGGCTGGCGATCGGCACGCAAGTCTTCGTCACGAAAACAACGGGCCACCTGCACGTAACGGTCGTAGCCGGCGACCATCAGAATTTGTTTGTAAAGTTGCGGCGATTGGGGCAGCGCGTAAAACGTGCCGTGCTGAATGCGGCTGGGCACGAGATAATCGCGGGCCCCTTCCGGCGTGCTGCGGCCGAGGACCGGTGTTTCGATGTCGAGGAAGCCTTGCTCGTCGAAATAGTCGCGCATGCTCTTGATGATGCGGTGCCGCAACTCCAGGATGCGTTGCATTTCCGGCCGCCGCAGATCGAGAAAGCGATATTTCAACCGCAAATCTTCTCCAGGTAAATCTTGGGCAGTGGGCAAAAACGGCGGCGTGGCGGAGCGGTTGAGTACGACGAGCTTTTCCACCCGCACTTCAATTTCGCCGGTGGCTAATTTTGGATTGGCCGCGCCTTCGGGCCGCCGAGCCACATGGCCGGTGACTTTCAACACCCATTCGCAGCGAATGTTTTTGGCCAACTCCAGATTTTCGGCTCCGCTTTCTGGCGAGACGACCACTTGTGCTTTTCCGTAACGATCGCGCAAGTCGATGAACAGCACGCCTTGATGGTCACGGTACGTGTCGACCCAGCCGCAAAGCGTGATCGTTTGGCCGACGTGGCTGGCCCGAAGTTCGCCGCAAGTGTGTGTGCGATACAAGCGTTGATCCTTCCAAAAGACGGTAAGAAAATCGAACTGGCCATTCTAAATCGACGGGGCGTTTGGCGAAAGGTTCGTTTCCGCCGGTAAAGCCGCGGCTTTATGCTGCCGGATTTGCAGCCAGCGCCATAATCTTCCGAGCCGTTGCCTCAGGATGCAGCGGCTCACTCACGGCAATCCAGCGGCATTCGCTCAAACTGCGAAACCATGTCAGTTGCCGCTTGGCAAACTGCCGGGTGCGGAGTTTGACGAGTTCGATCGTGGCCGGCAAATCGCGCTGGCCGTGAAGGAATTCTAGCACTTCTTTGTAGCCCACGGCTTGGCTCGCCGTGCGGCCGAAAGCCGATGGCGATTTTGCCGTCTGGGGACGGCGGCTAAACAGCTCGGCCGCCTGCACCCTGAAGCCTGAACCCTGAATCTGCCGCACTTCGTCAACGAGGCCCGCTCGGAACATTTCATCAACCCGCTGACGGATTCGCATTTCCAACTGTTCGCGCGGCCAATCGAGGACAAACACACGGCACTCGCTGGCTGGTCGGGCTTGATCGAACTGATTTTGCATCTGGCTGATCGGCTGGCCGGTGGTGTGCTGCACTTCCAGCGCGCGAATAATCCGCCGCACGTCGTTGGGGTGCAACTTCGCCGCCGCCGGAGCATCGACTGCTTGCAATCGCCGATGCAGCGCTTCGGCGCCCTCGACGCGCGCGATTTCTTCCAATTCGCGGCGCAGTTTCCAATCGGCCGGCGGGCCGCTGAATAATCCGCGCAAAAGCGCTTTCAAATACAATGCCGTACCGCCGACAAACAGCACTTGCTTGCCGCGCGCTGCAATGTCGGCTACGGCCCTTTTGGCCGCTTCCAGATACTGAGCGACGCTGAACTCTTCATTCGGATTGAGCACGTCGATCAAATGATGCGGTACCCCCTGCCGCTCTTCCGCCGTGGGCTTGGCGGTGCCGATATCCATGCCGCGGTACAGCGCCATCGAATCCA
The Pirellulales bacterium genome window above contains:
- the miaA gene encoding tRNA (adenosine(37)-N6)-dimethylallyltransferase MiaA produces the protein DSMALYRGMDIGTAKPTAEERQGVPHHLIDVLNPNEEFSVAQYLEAAKRAVADIAARGKQVLFVGGTALYLKALLRGLFSGPPADWKLRRELEEIARVEGAEALHRRLQAVDAPAAAKLHPNDVRRIIRALEVQHTTGQPISQMQNQFDQARPASECRVFVLDWPREQLEMRIRQRVDEMFRAGLVDEVRQIQGSGFRVQAAELFSRRPQTAKSPSAFGRTASQAVGYKEVLEFLHGQRDLPATIELVKLRTRQFAKRQLTWFRSLSECRWIAVSEPLHPEATARKIMALAANPAA